In Lepisosteus oculatus isolate fLepOcu1 chromosome 17, fLepOcu1.hap2, whole genome shotgun sequence, a genomic segment contains:
- the ndufaf5 gene encoding arginine-hydroxylase NDUFAF5, mitochondrial, producing MNNVFIVRRAFSTSCMLCPWRRARKVVLSSGQLAHQSQGLVFKGCTNFKRWFSSRTANSMNIFDRNMKRRQKNWAAALQDGDKYHYLRDEVGSRVADRVFDIARTFPLALDIGCGASHIALHLNKETIEKLFLMDVTVNALKLKETEIPTYRVLADEEFLPFKENTFDLVVSSLSLHWINDLPGAFRQIHHVLKPDGVFIGAMVGGETLYELRCSLQLAELEREGGFAPHVSPYTAVTDLGNLLGQAGFNMLTVDIDDIQVYYPGMFEVLNDLQGMGESNCAWNRKPMLHRDTMLAAAAIYKEMYGSEDGSVPATFEILYMIGWKPHESQAKPAKRGSANMSFGDLGKIIQPPSKKQ from the exons ATGAACAACGTTTTTATCGTTCGACGGGCTTTCTCTACCTCTTGTATGCTTTGTCCCTGGCGGAGGGCACGCAAAGTCGTGCTGTCCTCAGGACAGTTGGCACACCAAAGCCAGGGTCTGGTCTTCAAGGGATGCACTAACTTTAAAAGATGGTTTTCCAGCAGGACTGCGAATTCCATGAATATATTTGATAGGAACATGAAAAGAAGGCAGAAAAACTGGGCTGCGGCGTTGCAGGACGGTGACAAATACCATTATCTGAGAGACGAG GTTGGCAGTAGGGTTGCAGATAGGGTTTTTGATATCGCAAG AACATTTCCTCTTGCTCTGGACATTGGCTGTGGAGCAAGTCATATTGCCCTGCACTTGAACAAG GAAACAATTGAAAAGCTCTTCCTAATGGATGTCACAGTAAATGCTCTG AAACTGAAAGAGACTGAAATCCCTACCTACAGAGTACTGGCAGATGAAGAGTTTCTTCCTTTCAAGGAGAACACATTTGATCTTGTTGTCAGCAGCTTAAG TTTGCACTGGATAAATGATCTCCCAGGGGCTTTCCGGCAG ATCCATCACGTCCTGAAGCCTGATGGAGTGTTCATTGGAGCCATGGTTGGGGGGGAGACTCTCTATGAGCTGCGCTGCTCACTACAGCTTGCTGAACTGGAGCGGGAAGGGGGCTTTGCACCTCATGTGTCTCCCTACACTGCGGTCACAGACCTGGGAAACCTGCTGGGCCAGGCTGGCTTTAACATGTTGACTGTT GACATTGATGACATCCAAGTGTATTATCCAGGGATGTTTGAAGTGCTGAATGATTTGCAAG GGATGGGTGAAAGCAATTGTGCTTGGAATAGAAAACCCATGCTGCATAGGGACACAATGTTAGCTGCTGCAGCAATATATAAAG AAATGTATGGTAGTGAAGATGGGTCTGTACCTGCAACATTTGAGATTCTGTATATGATTGGATGGAAGCCTCATGAATCACAG GCAAAACCTGCAAAAAGAGGCTCAGCTAATATGTCTTTTGGTGACCTTGGGAAAATTATTCAGCCACCGTCAAAGAAGCAATAA
- the esf1 gene encoding ESF1 homolog yields the protein MASKNSERSDERFSRMKQDPRFWEMPETEQKIKIDKRFQSMFHDKRFKLKYTVDKRGRPINHSSAEDLKRFYKVSDSEESDHEEKKAAQKMKKKKQKLRAKVDVEGDLEEETEQEKPKNEAKKKDSMQLVGNVSEKASRKGTGKKNTSHLRDLPDSGDGSEGTVQKCQALRVSVGEKHLQKGKGEESSAPEQPTKKSKARVTVSDPEKSVNEEKTKFDTDDEDDDSGADMSEVEQDEEEGSSEEEEEDDSDEGKSAEDSEDESEEESDSGPDLARGKGNIETSSDEDEEDDLTDLFRPEEELEHDWGELWKDAPRGDNVTRRLAVCNMDWDRLKAKDLLALFNSFKPKGGVVLSVKIYPSEFGKERMKAEQLQGPLELVILPENPDKDTEEERLYREKMREYQFKRMRYFYAVVECDSPETAAKIYEECDGFEYESSCSVVDLRFIPDDITFDEQPKDVASDVDLASYTPKYFSSTAVATSKVELTWDETDHERVTMLNRKFKKDEIMDMDFQAYLASSSEEESDHEAEDADDEEKRAKKAPKDDAEQIAKYRDLLKSIQDKDGKHQEKDMEMEISWVPGLKETAEQLVKRKLEGKDKLTPWEEYLEKKKEKKKQKKMEGTKAAVGSDLSDDDLPPDVDLDDPYFAEELGKGGTALKNKSKAKKNKKSREEERTPEEEAELEKQRAEMALLMDDDEDENRKHFNYDKIVEQQNLSKKKKKKLLKKNELLEEDNFEVDVQDPRFQAMYTSHLFNLDPSEPAFRKTKATQSIVEEKRRRREEAAQRKERELEQESPSKLKAGSKTTMDAGLSMLVRSIKSKTEQFQARKKQKTK from the exons ATGGCCTCCAAAAACAGTGAGAGATCCGATGAGCGATTCAGCCGGATGAAGCAAGACCCACGTTTCTGGGAGATGCCCGAGACGGAGCAGAAGATTAAGATAGACAAGAGGTTTCAATCGATGTTCCATGACAAGAGGTTCAAGCTCAAGTACACAGTGGACAAACGGGGTCGTCCCATTAACCACTCCTCCGCAGAGGACCTGAAACGCTTCTACAAAGTGTCAGACTCAGAAGAGTCCGACCATGAGGAAAAAAAGGCGGCTCAGAAGATGaagaagaagaaacagaagTTAAGAGCCAAAGTGGATGTTGAAGGTGATCTTGAGGAAGAAACCGAGCAAGAAAAACCCAAAAATGAGGCTAAGAAAAAGGACAGCATGCAACTTGTGGGGAACGTGTCTGAAAAGGCTTCAAGGAAAGGAACtggcaaaaaaaacacttcacatTTGAGAGATCTCCCTGACAGTGGTGATGGATCTGAGGGAACAGTACAGAAATGCCAAGCATTAAGGGTTTCAGTAGGGGAGAAACACTTGCAGAAGGGTAAAGGAGAGGAGAGCTCAGCCCCAGAGCAGCCCACAAAGAAATCGAAAGCAAGAGTGACTGTTTCTGATCCTGAAAAATCAG TGAATGAAGAAAAGACCAAGTTCGACACGGATGATGAAGATGACGACTCTGGTGCTGACATGTCTGAAGTCGAGCAAGACGAGGAGGAGGGGAgcagcgaggaggaggaggaagatgaCTCTGATGAAGGGAAGAGCGCGGAGGATTCTGAAGATGAGTCTGAGGAGGAGAGTGACAGCGGTCCTGATCTGGCCCGAGGGAAAGGTAACATTGAGACCAGCTCAGATGAAGACGAGGAGGACGATTTAACAGACCTGTTCCGGCCTGAGGAAGAATTGGAACATGACTGGGGAGAGCTTTGGAAAGATGCCCCTCGAGGTGACAAT GTTACTCGAAGGCTTGCGGTGTGTAATATGGATTGGGACAGACTGAAGGCCAAAGATTTGCTGGCTTTATTCAACTCTTTCAAACCCAAAGGAGGAGTTGTGCTCTCTGTAAAG aTCTACCCTTCAGAATTTGGGAAGGAGCGGATGAAAGCCGAGCAGTTGCAGGGACCTTTGGAGCTGGTCATATTGCCCGAGAATCCTGATAAAGACACGGAGGAAGAGAG GCTTTATCGTGAGAAAATGAGGGAATACCAGTTCAAGCGCATGAGGTACTTCTACGCTGTGGTGGAATGTGACTCCCCAGAAACTGCAGCTAAGATCTATGAGGAGTGTGACGGCTTTGAATACGAAAGCAGCTGCTCAGTCGTAGACCTCAG GTTTATTCCAGACGATATTACATTTGACGAGCAGCCAAAAGATGTTGCGTCAGATGTTGATTTGGCTTCATATACGCCAAAATATTTTAGTTCAACGGCAGTGGCAACTTCAAAG GTGGAGCTGACCTGGGATGAGACAGACCACGAGCGCGTCACCATGCTCAATAGGAAGTTCAAGAAGGATGAGATTATGGATATGGACTTCCAAGCCTACCTGGCTTCCTCTAGTGAGGAAGAGTCAGATCACGAAG ctgaggatgcagaTGATGAAGAGAAGCGGGCAAAGAAAGCCCCAAAAGATGATGCGGAGCAGATTGCAAAGTACCGAGATCTGCTCAAAAGCATTCAAGACAAAGACGGGAAACACCAGGAAAAAGACATGGAAATGGAAATCTCATGGGTTCCAG GACTCAAAGAGACAGCTGAGCAGCTTGTGAAGAGGAAGCTGGAAGGAAAGGATAAACTGACTCCATGGGAAGAGTATTtggagaagaagaaagaaaagaaaaaacaaaagaagatgGAAGGGACAAAG GCTGCTGTTGGGTCTGATCTCAGTGATGATGACCTGCCTCCTGATGTTGACCTTGATGACCCTTATTTTGCTGAAGAACTGGGAAAAGGAG GAACAGCGCTGAAGAATAaaagcaaggctaagaagaataaaaaatccagggaggaggagagaactCCAGAAGAAGAGGCAGAGCTAGAAAAACAAAGG GCTGAAATGGCTTTACTGATGGATGACGATGAGGATGAGAACCGAAAGCATTTCAACTACGACAAGATTGtggagcagcagaacctgagcaagaaaaagaagaagaagctcTTGAAAAAGAATGAGCTCCTGGAAGAAGATAACTTTGAG GTTGATGTGCAAGATCCCCGGTTCCAGGCAATGTATACCTCCCACCTGTTCAATCTGGACCCCTCTGAGCCCGCCTTCAGGAAGACCAAGGCCACCCAGAGCATCGTGGAGGAGAAGAGGCGCCGCAGGGAGGAGGCTGCCCAGAGGAAGGAGAGGGAGCTGGAACAGGAGAGCCCTAGCAAGCTAAAGGCAGGCTCCAAGACAACTATGGACGCAGGACTCTCCATGCTCGTGAGATCCATCAAGAGCAAAACCGAGCAGTTTCAGgcgagaaaaaaacagaaaacaaagtag